The sequence TCCGAAGACCTGCGGAATGCTGTCATTGCAACGGAAGATGAATACTTCAAAGATCATAACGGTGTCGTACCCAAGGCAATCATGCGTGCCGTACTTCAGGAATTCACCAATTCCTCTACCCAATCAGGTGGAAGTACACTCACTCAACAGCTGATCAAAAACCAAATTCTGACGAATGAAGTATCCTTTGAACGAAAAGCGAAGGAAATTCTTCTTGCTTTACGTTTAGAAAGATTTTTTGAGAAAGACGAAATACTGGAAGCGTATCTGAATGTAGCGACTCTTGGTCGTAATTCTTCCGGTCGGAATATCGCCGGTGTCCAATCGGCTGCTCAAGGGATCTTCGGAGTGGACGCCAAAGATTTAACCTTGCCTCAATCTGCTTTCATTGCAGGACTTCCACAAGCTCCTTTCTCTTACACTCCATTCACGAATAACGGAGAAATGAAAGAGAATCTGGAAGCCGGAATGAGCCGTAAAAACACTGTACTCTACAGAATGCACCGGGAAGGTTACATTACGAAAAAAGAGTACAATGATGCTGTTGCCTATGACCTGTCGAAAGATTTCATCAAGGCTAAACCATCACCGAGCGAACAATATCCATGGCTGACAGCTGAACTGGAAAGCAGGGCAGTGGATATTATGACGGATGTACTGGCTGAGAAAGACGGATATTCAAAACAAGACCTTGAAAACAATGATGAGCTTGAAGAAAAATACCGCACGCTCGCGGATCGTAATGTCCGTCAAAGCGGATATGAAATTCATTCAACCATCAATAAAAAAATCTATGATCAAATGCAGAAAACAAAAGATGCCTATGAAATGTATGGTCCTCCGAAATATGTAACGGCAACGGACCCTGAAACAGGGGAAGAAGTGGAAGTACAGGAACCGGTTCAGGTCGGAGCGATCATGATTGAAAATAAGACGGGACGCATCATCAGTTTCATCGGCGGCCGTGACTTTAAAACGGAACAAATCAATCATGCCACTCAGGCACTGAGATCGAACGGGTCCACCATGAAGCCATTACTTGCGTATGCCCCGGCACTGGAATACGGATACATTTCACCTGGATCCCCTATTCCTGACGTTGGTGTAAACATCAATGGGTGGACGCCTGAAAACTACTCGCTTAATGAACGCGGACTTTTCCCTGCAAGACATGCACTTGCAGAATCATTGAACTTACCTGCAGTAAGAACCTATGCCAATATCTATAACCGAAATCCATTTAAAGAATTCCTTCTGAAAATGGGCTTCTCATCACTTAACAGCCGATATGATAATAACCTGTCACTTGCACTGGGAGCCACGACAAGTGGTGTAACAGTCGAAGAAAACGTAAATGCCTACACCACTTTTGCAAACGGCGGAAAATTCATTGATGCCTATATGATTGATAAAATTGTCGATCAAGAAGGCAATGTGGTTTACGAGCATAAAGTAGAACCGGTGGATGTGTTCAGTCCGCAGACTGCTTACCTCACCATCGATATGATGAGAGATACCCTGGATCATTCACTAGGTACGGGGCGTTATGCGAAGAAATTCCTGAACTTTGGTTCAGACTGGGCCGGGAAATCCGGAACGAGTCAGGATTACAAGGATCACTGGTTTGTCGCATCCAATCCGAGCATCACTTTCGGAACCTGGTTCGGATATGACACACCTTCTTCATTAAATACACCGGGATCCCGGGCACAGTATGGACATTATGGATTACGTAATATCCGCTTATGGTCATACTTATTGAATGATACGAGGGACTTGGCTCCTGAGCTGATCGATCCCGATGCTTCGTTTACAGCACCGGAAGGCATTGTAAGGAGATCCTTCTGCTCCATTTCCGGATTGCTGCCATCAGAAGCATGCAGTCAGGCCGGGTTAGTGAAAAGTGACTTATTCAACGCTAAATATGTACCGACCAAAACCGATGACAGCTTACTAATGAGCCGTTATGTCATGGTTAACGGAAAGAAATATTTAGCTCTGCCTAATACGCCGGAAGAATTTTCACAGCCGGGAGTGATTTTGAATCCTGACTTTGTGAAGAATGTATTTGGTTCTGTACCTGGAGATCCAAACAAACTCATTCCGGAAGGTGACAATCGATTCAAAAATGTTCTGATTGCAGAAAATAAAATTTCTGACGACGGATCAGCTCCCGGTACGGTAAAAGCAAGTGCTAATGGAAATACCATCACTTGGACGTCATCCGCAAGCAGCGATGTCGTCGGATACCGTGTATATAGTAAATCTGGCGGCAAGGTCGGCAGTGTCAAGTCTGGCGGAAGTTATTCAATTTCCGTTGGAAATGGTGATTTCTATGTGGTTTCCGTAGACGTAGCCGGAAGACAATCTGCACCTTCCAATACTGTACAAATCGGAAAACCGGAGCCTGAGCCAAAGCCTGAAAAACCGGCAACGGATCCGAAACCGCCTGGTGATAAACCAGCCGATCCCCCTCCTAAACCAGACAAGCCTGAGCCACCACCTCCATCTGATGATGGAGGCGGTGATGGCGGCGGTGGAGACGATGGAGTCGGTGACGGTGGCGGCGCAACCGAGCCACCGACTGAGCCTGATCCACCTGCTGAGCAGAACTAGATACAAGTTGAAAACGAGCGAAAGTATTTACTTTTCGCTCGTTTTTTTGTTCCCTCCCTCGCCCAAACCAAAAAAGCACCCACAAAAGAACCCCCGCTCCACGAGCGGGGGTTCTTCCACCTATTAATCTTCCATTGTACTTAAATCACCGGTAGGGAGGTCTAACTCCCATGCCTTCAATACTCGGCGCATGATCTTTCCGCTTCGTGTCTTCGGAAGTTTGTCTCGGAATTCGATTTCTCTAGGAGCCGCATGGGCAGCTAATCCTTTTTTAACAAATTGACGAATCTCTTCTTTTAGCTCATCTGTCACTTCATATCCGTCGCGAAGAGCGATGAACGCTTTGATGATTTCGCCGCGAACCGGATCAGGCTTTCCAATAACACCTGCTTCGGCGACTGCCGGATGTTCTACAAGCTTGCTTTCTACTTCAAATGGACCTACTCGTTCTCCAGACGTCATGATGACATCATCAATCCGGCCCTGGAACCAGAAATATCCGTCTTCATCCATATAAGCTGAATCTCCAGAAACATACCAGTCACCAGGCATGAAGTATGAGTCATACTTCTGTGGATTATTCCAGATCTGGTTCATCATGGACGGCCAGCCTTTTTTGATCGCTAAGTTCCCCATGCGGTATGGGGGCACTTCGTTTCCTTGATCATCCACAATCGCTGCTTTCACTCCCGGGAATGGTTTCCCCATGGAACCTGGCTTGATTTCCATGCTCGGATAGTTACAGATCAATTGACCGCCTGTTTCCGTCATCCACCAAGTATCATGGATGCGGAGATTGAATACTTTCATTCCCCAGCGCACAACTTCCGGATTCAGTGGTTCACCTACGCTCAGGATATGGCGAAGAGAGCTTAAGTCGAATTGTTTCACGACTTCATCCCCGGCACCCATCAACATCCTGAAAGCCGTTGGAGCACTGTACCAAACCGTCACTCCATAGTCTTCGATCGTTTTATACCAGTTCTCAGGCTTGAAGCGTCCCCCTACAATAACGTTCGAGGCACCTGTCAGCCACGGGCCGAAGATTCCATATGAAGTCCCTGTGACCCAGCCCGGATCAGCTGTGCACCAATACACATCCTCTTCCTGAAGGTCGAGCACCCATTTGGAAGTTTGATAATGTTGGATCATAGCGTTATGGACATGAAGGACCCCTTTTGGTTTTCCAGTGGACCCTGATGTATAGTGAAGGATCAACCCATCGTTCCGGTCTACCCATTCTACTGCCAGTTTATCGCTCGCTTCAGCAAATTTTGATAGGAAGTCAACATGAACATCGTCCTCCTGTACCTCATCCCCAATTAGAAACACATGCTTTAAGTTCGGAAGTTCACTTACCGGAACCCTCTTTAATAGTTCAGGAGTCGTGATCAGTACCTTTGCTTCACTATCCTCTAATCGATCACGGACGGCTCCCTCCATGAATGCTTCAAACAGAGGACCTACGATGGCACCCAGCTTGATCGCACCCAATACGGAGAAATACAATTCCGGTGATCTTGGCATGAAGATGAAGACACGGTCACCTTTTTCAACATCCCCAAAACGCTTCAATACATTTCCTGCTTTGTTCGACATCTTCTTCATATCAGAGTACGTATATTTTTCATCACGTTCTGCATCTCGGTAATAAAGAGCGACTTTATTTTTCCTGAAAGATACTGCATGTCGGTCGATTGCTTCATGAGCCAGATTGACACGTCCTGTTTCCGCCCATGAAAATTCTTTTTCAACATCTTTCCAATCAAATGATTCATACGTATTTTCATAGCTTTCAAGATTATAGTTTCCCTTTGTCACTGGTAACGCTTCCACTTTCATATACCGCATCCCCCTTATGTAAGAAATTACAATCTTATTATAGTATAAATTTAATATTTTCTCAATTTTTTAAAAAATCTGCCATAAAGTTCTCCCTAGTATTTTTAGGACAAAAACGGTTCAAACCCCTGCTCTATATAGGTATTGCAGAATAATATTTCCTCTGCAGACGTCTGAAAATTTCGTGAAAGCGCTATACATTTTTTCATTTCATGTATAATGTACTTGAGGAATATCTTTAGGTGGTGTCCAGATGAAATTGAAAAAAACCTATAATGCAACAGAATTAAAGACAACAAAAGGAAATCTCATCATTGAAGGCCCGATTTCCGCTGAAGAATTGGCACGTCTTGATTTTCACGAAGACTTGGTCGCTTTCAGACCTCCTGCTCAGCAACATAAAGCCCTTGTTGAGATTGCCGGTTTACCAGAAGGACGAATTCTGATTGCGAGAGACAATCATACGATCGTTGGGTATGTTACATATTTATATCCTGATCCTCTTGAACGCTGGTCTCAAGGGAAAATGGAGAATCTTATCGAGCTTGGAGCAATCGAGGTCATCCCTAAATACCGCGGGGCTTCCGTCGGGAAAAACCTGTTAAGGGTTTCCATGATGGATGATCATATGGAAGATTTTATTGTCATTACGACTGAATACTATTGGCATTGGGACCTTAAAGGAACCGGCTTGAACGTATGGGAATATCGTAAGGTGATGGAAAAGATGATGAACGCTGGCGGTTTGGAGTATTACGCAACTGATGACCCTGAAATCAGCTCCCATCCAGCCAATTGTTTAATGGCGAGAATCGGTAAAAGAGTGGATTCAGATTCCATCCAACGATTTGATCAGCTGAGATTTATGAATCGTTTTATGTATTAATGGAGTTCTGACAAGTTTTCTAAAGGGGTGGAGAACGTGATTGTAGAAGAAATCATGAAAACGAAAGTCGAAACATTAAAGGCAGACGATACAATTGAAACAGCCATAAAACTAATGCGGGAGAAGAAAATCAAGCATATCCCGATTACGAATGATGCTCTGGAAGTAATCGGAATCGTGAGTGACCGTGATGTAAAAGACGGTACCCCATCTATTTTTCATGATGACTCCTCTACTAGTGAGTTACAGAATCCTCTTAAGTTGATCATGAAGAAAGATGTGATCACAGGTCATCCATTGGATTTCGTAGAAGAGGTTGCCGCTCTTTTTTATGAGCACCGAATCAGCTGCCTGCCTATCCTGAAGGAAAAAAAGCTCGTAGGAATCATAACTGAAACAGACCTGCTGTACACTCTCATTCAACTGACGGGAGCCCACCAACCCGGCTCTCAAATTGAAGTGAAAGTCCCACATAAAGCTGGCATTCTCTATGAAGTGGCCGGTATCATCAGAAGAAATAACTCTAATATTCAAAGTGTCCTCGTGTATCCGGATAAAAAGGACGAAAACTTTAAAATACTTGTGTTCCGCGTAAGAACGATGAATCCGATGAATGTGATCGATGATCTCAAGAAAGAAGGATATGACGTGTTATGGCCAAACATGCCAGGAATCTCATCATGACCAAAGATGCTGTCTTCATTTATTCAGATGAACTCCTTGAGTATCGGTTCTCTGATGAGCATCCTTTCAATCAAACCCGATTGACCTTGACGATGGACTTACTCAAAGAAGTAAATGCTCTTCAATCAGATGAAATTGTCCCCCCACGAATGGCTACCGACGAAGAACTATTTCTTAATCATGATCCCAACTATGTAAACGCCGTCAAAAGAGCGAGTGTCGGCCAACTCTCTCAAGATCAGGCAGAAGGGTTTGGTATTGGTACAGAAGATACCCCAATGTTCAAAGGAATGCATGAAGCAAGTGCTTATTTAGTGGGCGGAACGTTGACGGCCGTTGATTATGTCATGACGGGAAAAGCGAAGCATGCCCTCCATCTCGGCGGTGGTCTGCATCACGGCTTCAAAGGAAAAGCATCCGGCTTCTGTATTTATAATGACAGTTCAGTGGCGATTCGCTATTTGCAGGAAAAATATGGGGCGCGGGTCCTGTACGTCGATACAGATGCTCATCACGGAGATGGCGTTCAGTGGTCCTTTTACGATGATCCGGACGTTTGTACCCTGTCCATCCATGAAACGGGACGTTACCTCTTCCCAGGGACAGGTAATATTAATGAGCGCGGTCACGGTAAAGGATATGGGTATTCCTTCAATATACCCCTCGATGCCTTTACAGAGGATGAATCTTGGCTCGAAGCCTACGAAACGTCCTTCCGTGAAGTCATTGAATTCTTCAAGCCCGACGTCATTTTGACTCAAAACGGGGCAGATGCCCATTACTATGATCCCCTCACCCACCTTTCAGCTACTATGAATATATACAGGGAAATCCCTCGTATCGCCCATGAGCTTGCTCATGAGTATTGCGATGGTAAATGGATTGCCGTTGGTGGGGGTGGCTATGACATTTGGAGAGTCGTCCCAAGGGCATGGAGCATGATTTGGATGCAGATGACCGGTCGAATGGACCTCGCCTCTTCCTTCCCTGGGAAGTGGACGAAACGCTGGCAGAGTAAGGCAGGTGTCACCTTGCCATCTGAATGGTGGGATAGACCTGACATATACAAGCCGATTCCGCGAAAAGGGGAAATCACGGAAAAAAATAAACAAACTGTTGAAAAAGCCCTATACTCCATCCGACAGCAACTGAGGCAAAAGCCTAGCAGTTAATCGAAAAAAAGAGGCGGCTTTTTAAACAAATCAACAAAAAACCAAGGACCTCTCATCACCACTGAGAAGCCCTTGGTTTTTATTGTTCTTCGTAAGCAGGGTCTGTAATGATCACTTCGACCCGTCTGTTTTTTTGGAGATTCTCCCTGGTGTCATTCGGGGCAATTGGCCGTGTGTCCCCATATCCGACGGCGATAAAGCGCTTCGGATCCAGGTTCTCCGTTTGAATGATGTATCGAATTACACTGCTTGCCCTTGCAGAGGAGAGTTCCCAGTTTGATGGAAATCGATATGTACCGATTGGACGATTATCTGTATGTCCTTCTACCTTCACGAAGTTTGGGATTCTGGATAAAAGATCCCCCACTTTATTTAAGAACGGATAAGCGTCCTCAAGGACCGTTGCTTCACCTGAGGCAAATAGAGCTTGCTCCTGGAGAACCAGTACGACACCTCTCTCGGTTCTTGTGGCAACTACAACGTCACTTAATTTGTTTTCATTTAAGTAGCTCTGAATATCCGCTAAAAGTTGAGTTAACTCTTTGTCGGCTTGTTCACTGCTTTGAGGCTGCATTTTCTCCATTTCCATTTCAGGTTCAGCAGAAGGGTTCTCGAATGGAATGACAGATGGGTAAAACTCGAGGATTTGACGCTGTTGAAAGGAATCAGCGATGGCCCTGAATTTCACAATATCTATTTGTGACATAGAAAACAATAAAATAAAGAATACGAGAATAAGAGTAATGAGGTCAGAAAAGGTCACCATCCATTTTGGAGCACCCGTGGGCTGAGACGCTTGTTGTCGTCTACGCTTCATCGAATGATGCCTCCTCTTGTTTCCTGCTCGAGTACATCTCCAGTTCCTCATTAGATAAGAACACTCTTAGTTTCTCTTCTAATAGTTTTGGATTTTGACCAGATTGTACTCCAACAACACCTTCAATCACGATTTGCTTCATAAACACTTCTTTCTCTGTTTTCATCGCTAATTTGGATGCCATGGGCAGAAAGACAAGATTTGCAAGGATCGATCCATATAAAGTCGTTAATAAGGCAATGGCCATATTCGGGCCCAATGACGTTGGATCATTTAAATTCTTTAACATCAGTACGAGACCAATCAAGGTCCCGATCATACCCCAGGCAGGTGCATACTCCCCCGCCTTGTCCAGTAAACTTTTATTTTTACGATGTCGCTCTTCTAAAGCGATGATTTCAGCATTCATTATATCTACGATCACGTCCTGCTCAATGCCATCCACTGCTAAGAGGACACCTTTTCGAATAAAAGGATCCTCCACTTCTTCCACTTCCGCTTCTAATGCGAGAAGGCCTTCACGTCTGGCTTTTTCTGAAAGTGTCACAAACGTGCGAATGAGACCTTGAAGATCGTATTCCTCGTCACGAAAGGATTCTCTCATCACTTTCCCCATTTGCTTCAATTCCTTGATAGAGAAGCTGACCAACATGGCAGCGACCAACCCGCCTATCACAACAAACATGGAAGGCAGATCTATGAAGGAACTGAAGCCTGTAATACCTGCGTTCGTAATGATGGCGAAAGCGACGAATAGAAACCCAACTACAACCCCGATTGGTGTAAGAACATCAAGCTTTTTCATTTTGACTCTCCCTACAAAAATAAGTTCTGTTTGTCTTTATCTTTTATATCGACAAACTTCTTATTTTGTTGAGTTACGATGTTCAAGTCGATGAGGAAGAACAACTGTTGATTCTTCAACCGTTTCTTTGTTCATATATTTCGTTAATAACCTCATCGCTACAGCCCCGATATCATATAAAGGCTGAACAACGGAAGTTAACTGTGGTCTAACCATAAGCGCCAGTCTTGTGTTATCGAAGCTGATCACTTCAACTTCATCGGGGATGGACACGTTTTGATCCTGGGCACCGTGAACGACTCCAAGGGCCGTCTCATCATTTCCGACGAACACAGCGGTCGGCTTGTCCGCAAGCTCAGAAAACTTCTGCCATGCTTCAAGTCCTGAATCATATGTGTACTCACCTTCAACAACCAGGTCGTCACTATATTCCACTCCGGCTTTGGCAAGGGCCTCTCGGTACCCTTCCAACTTAAACTTCATGTTAATCGTATCGTGGAAAGGACCACTTACAAATCCAATCCGTTTATGCCCTTTTTCTAATAATTCCGTAACAGCATCATAAGAAGCCGCTTTGTAATCGATATTAACAGATGGAACCTTGTTTGTTTCTTCCACTGCCCCCGCTAACACGATTGGTACCGGAGAACGTTCGAATTCCTGAACATGCTCTTCGGAAATGTGACCTCCAAGAAACAGGATTCCATCTACTTGTTTTCCAAGCATCGTGTTAAGAAGATGAAGTTCCTTCTCGGCATTTTGATCCGAGTTACTTAAGATGATATTGTATTTGTACATCGTTGCGATATCTTCAATCCCACGTGCCAATTCAGCATAGAAAATATTAGAGATATCCGGAATGATGACTCCGACCGTTGTTGTTTTCTTACTTGCCAGTCCCCTTGCTACAGCATTCGGACGGTATCCAAGGCGGTCTATGACCTCCAGTACTTTCTTTCTTGTTGCCGGTTTTACATTAGGATTTCCGTTGACTACACGTGAAACGGTTGCCATGGAAACATTTGCTTCTCTTGCTACGTCATATATTGTAACGTTCATCATTAACTCTCCTTTACTCTTCTACTCATTTATCTTATTTTACACTAAATAAACCTAAAGAAAAAAGCGATTACAATAGTTTGTTAAAAAATGCACATATTTATATTCACGTTAGTGTTTTTTTCAATGTATATAGGTTATTTATCTGCAATTACCTAGATAATCATACGATAGTCTCTATATTCCTGCAACGACTCCGCCTTATCTTAATAAAAAGTTCATAATAGCTTGAGCTTGCAGAAGCGGGGGAGGTTTAGTGGAGAAAACAAGCAAAGGACGAATCTTCAGAGGGTATTTTGACAGGTTATTGGTTGGGGATTTCGCTGATATATTTGGGGGTTCGCTGTTATATTTGGGATTTCGCTGATATATTTGGGATTTCGCTGATATATTGAAGATTTCGCTGATATATCTGGGATTCCGCTGTTAAAAATCTGAATTCCGCTGTAATAATTAGATTTCGCCGTTATATTTGGAATATCGCCGTTAAAACCGAAATTTCGCCGTTAAAATCAGAATTTCACCGTTAAAATGAAATTTTCGCCGATATCCCTAATGAAGATTCGATGTTTCAATTAAAAACTCAGGTATTTCGCTACTCCCAAACAAAGAATTGGGCTTTCAAAAGGACATTACTTTAAAAAATGCCTAAAGTGATCGTAAAAACTCGTATTTTTCTTTCGAAAATCAAAAACAAAGGGTTGGACCCCATGAATAGGATCCAACCCTTCTCTTATATACATTATACTTCGATCGTTCTGCCTTTTAATAGCTCCTGGTAGAAATGATCAAATTGATCTAAATCCATTTGCTGAGCTGAATCGGATAGGGCAACGGCAGGATCAGGATGAACCTCGGCCATTACTCCATCTGCACCGATGGCAAGTGCTGCTTTTGCCGTTGGGAGCAATAGATCTCTACGTCCAGTCGAATGTGTTACATCCACGAATACCGGTAGATGCGTTTCTTGCTTAAGAATTGGGACAGCCGAAATGTCCAATGTGTTTCTTGTTGCTTTTTCATACGTACGAATTCCACGTTCACAAAGGATGATGTCTCCATTTCCTTGTGAAATGATGTATTCGGCAGCGTTGATGAACTCATCGATCGTTGCAGCTAAACCGCGTTTAAGCAATACGGGCTTTTTCACTGCCCCGGCTGCTTTTAACAGCTCAAAGTTTTGCATATTTCTCGCACCGATTTGAATCACATCAATGTATTCCAGCGCAGGTTCGATATCGGCTGGATTAACGATCTCACTTACGACAGCTAAATCATATTCATCCGCCACTTTTTTAAGAATTTTCAAGCCTTCAATCCCGAGGCCCTGGAAATCATAAGGTGAAGTTCTAGGTTTGAATGCCCCGCCTCGAAGCAATTTAAGTCCTTTTGCTTTAACGGCCTTCGCCACTTCAGCCACTTGCTCGTAAGATTCAACGGCACATGGACCGAAAATGAAATGAGGCTTTCCATCACCAATGGAATCTCCGTTGATATTGACAATCGTATCATCCGGTTTCTTTTTACGGGAAACAAGCAATGCTTTACGGTGATCGTCTTTTTGCAACTCTAAACCGGCTTTAAAGATCTCTTTAAAAATATGTTCAATGGTAGAATGTTCGAATGGACCATTGTTATTTTCTTTAATCAGATCTAGCATGCCTCTTTCGCGAACAGGATCATAGCGGTATACTCCTTGAGTCTCCTTGACACGCCCGATTTCCTGAACTAGTTTAGCACGTTCATTAATGGTGTCTAATAGTTTTAGGTTCATCTCGTCGACTTGTTTTCGTAATTGATCGAGCTCTTGATTACTCACAATACAGCACCCTTTCTTTTTTTATCCTGTTCATACGTAAAAACTGTTATAGTTTTAAGAAAGTATGATACATTTTTGATATTGAAACTTATTATAATAGAACATATCTAAAATGTCACGATAAAATTCTTTATTAATTAGACGCTTTTAAGCACTAAAGTATTTTAGTATTGTATGAGAATAGGCTAAAGTGGGTGAACACTAATTGAAAAATAAGCAAAAAATTTTTGCATTAGATATCGGAACCAGGTCGGTCGTCGGGATTATTTTAGAAGAAATAGACGGAATATTTCAAGTTTCAGATATTTTAGTAGAAGAGCATAAAAAGAGAGCCATGCTGGATGGTCAGATTCATGACGTTCCTGCTGTATCAGAGGTCATTTACTCCATTAAAGCGCGTTTGGAAAAGAAACATGGCCCCCTTTATAAAGTGTGTGTCGCAGCAGCCGGAAGAGCTCTGAAAACGGAAATAGCATCTTGCACATCAAATATTAAAGGAAAACCCCTTCTTCAAAAAAACGATATCCTCCATCTGGAGTTAAGTGCTGTCCAGCAAGCTCAAGCATTAGCTGCAGAAAATGAAAATGATACGAAGGGCTACCACTATTACTGTGTTGGTTATTCTGTCCTATTTTACCGTTTGGATGGTGAAGAAATCGGAAGCCTCATCGATCAGCAAGGGGATGAAGCCACCGTCGAGATTATCGCGACTTTCCTCCCACGTGTCGTGGTTGAATCCTTGATTGCGGCACTCAATCGCGCCGGCCTTGAAATGGACGCTTTGACATTAGAGCCCATCGCTGCCATTAATGTGCTTATTCCAGAATCCATGAGACGACTCAATGTAGCCCTCGTTGATATCGGAGCAGGAACATCGGATATCGCGATCACCAATATGGGGACTGTCATTGCCTATGGGATGGTCCCGACAGCCGGGGATGAAATAACGGAAGCCCTCAGCCATGAATTATTGTTGGACTTTCCACTTGCGGAACAGGCAAAGAGGGAGCTTCAGTCCAGAGATCTGATTACTGTTACCGATATTCTTGGCTTTGAAACGAGTTATCCTGCACATGAGGTGGTGGAGAAAATCACACCAGCTGTGAATCGGTTGGCAGAAGAGATTTCAAAGGAGATTCTCCGTTTGAACAATGGAAAGCCCCCACAAGCTGTCATGCTTGTAGGAGGAGGCAGCCTAACACCTGTACTGCCCGACCGATTGGCAGCATCCCTGCAGCTTCCTCATAATCGGGTCGCTGTAAGAGGCGTAGAGGCGATTCAGAATATAACCATATTGGATGAAGTAACGAAAGGACCTGACCTCGTTACCCCGATTGGAATTGCCATTGCTGCTAAACAAGCCCCTGTTCAATACGTCACCGCTCACGTGAACAATCAACCTGTCCGATTGTTTGAAGTAAAGGACTTAACGGTCGGCGACTGCATTTTGGCTGCTGGGTTAAAGTTGAGTAAATGGCACGGGATACCGGGAAGTGGATTCTTTGTATCAGTCAATGGTCAAGATATATCTTTGCCAGGAGGTCACGGTCACCCGCCCCTCATTGAAAAAAATGGTCTGCCTAGTGCACTTGATGAAAACATTAAAAATAACGATATTATTTCTGTTCATAGAGGAAATGACGGAACTCAACCCAGGGTAAGCATCGGTGATCTGATTGACACGTCCTCTTCTAAACAGATTGTCATTGGCGATGACAATTATGTAGTTACTCCACTCGTATACAGAAACAATCAGCGTGCATCCCTTGATGATACCATTCAGGATCGTGATTCTATTCGAATCGAATTAACGGAATCACTCTTCGACGTGTTAAAGCATTTTGGGTATGAAGAATGGGTAGAATGCACAAAGCCCT is a genomic window of Rossellomorea sp. y25 containing:
- a CDS encoding cell division FtsA domain-containing protein, whose amino-acid sequence is MKNKQKIFALDIGTRSVVGIILEEIDGIFQVSDILVEEHKKRAMLDGQIHDVPAVSEVIYSIKARLEKKHGPLYKVCVAAAGRALKTEIASCTSNIKGKPLLQKNDILHLELSAVQQAQALAAENENDTKGYHYYCVGYSVLFYRLDGEEIGSLIDQQGDEATVEIIATFLPRVVVESLIAALNRAGLEMDALTLEPIAAINVLIPESMRRLNVALVDIGAGTSDIAITNMGTVIAYGMVPTAGDEITEALSHELLLDFPLAEQAKRELQSRDLITVTDILGFETSYPAHEVVEKITPAVNRLAEEISKEILRLNNGKPPQAVMLVGGGSLTPVLPDRLAASLQLPHNRVAVRGVEAIQNITILDEVTKGPDLVTPIGIAIAAKQAPVQYVTAHVNNQPVRLFEVKDLTVGDCILAAGLKLSKWHGIPGSGFFVSVNGQDISLPGGHGHPPLIEKNGLPSALDENIKNNDIISVHRGNDGTQPRVSIGDLIDTSSSKQIVIGDDNYVVTPLVYRNNQRASLDDTIQDRDSIRIELTESLFDVLKHFGYEEWVECTKPYHISINGKETFFPAYSGKLFINGIEAKLSSRIQQNDIVSFKPGSTPTVKELLIKKQLTPGSTILITFNGKKVELMKESSRVYRNGINLKMDDRLLSGDTIEIEAQQMSSFIFQDLFNSVEVNMPSHANGSFVLLKNGEETTFYEEIQQGDELEIVWPKGTR